From the genome of Pseudomonas sp. gcc21, one region includes:
- a CDS encoding iron ABC transporter permease, translating to MPRWRLIAYASAALVMMPLLVLVLSWQSVDPAIWGHLLQTQMLRLITNTLVLVLGVGIGVVVLGVSLAWLTSLCDFPGRRLFDWALMLPFAIPAYVLAFVSVGLFDFSGPFQSLLRDWFGNDFRLFFSIRSTTGVVLVLTLVFYPYVYMLARGAFLAQGKGLMEASRILGHTPWQGFWRVAIPMARPAIGAGAALAIMETLADFGAVSVFNYDTFTTAIYKTWYGFFSLQSATQLASLLLLFVFMALFLERRAQGSRRFPGVDRPRQGALYHLTGYRAWLATGFCLVVLALAFVIPVGQLIYWLVNSGIHDLNSRYWGVIRNTLMLGAMAAAMTVTLATLVVLARRLQPIRRVRSAVALANLGYALPGSVLAVGIMFAFSFLDNKLVIPVSRALGVENPSQLLLGSVFALLLAYLIRFMAVAHGPLDTSLARIRPSLPEAAQSLGQTGWAVFWRVYLPLLLPGALSAALLVFVDVLKEMPATLLMRPFGWDTLAVRIYGLTAEGDWQRASLPALTLVLAGLLPVIVLIRRSGRR from the coding sequence ATGCCCCGTTGGCGTCTGATCGCCTATGCTTCCGCCGCACTGGTCATGATGCCCTTGCTGGTTCTGGTGCTCAGCTGGCAGTCGGTTGATCCGGCAATCTGGGGCCACTTGTTGCAGACCCAGATGTTGCGTCTGATCACCAATACGCTGGTGTTGGTGCTGGGAGTCGGTATTGGCGTCGTCGTGCTGGGGGTGAGCCTCGCCTGGCTGACCAGTCTCTGTGATTTTCCCGGCAGGCGCCTGTTCGATTGGGCGCTTATGCTGCCGTTCGCCATTCCAGCTTATGTGCTGGCCTTCGTGAGCGTGGGGTTGTTCGATTTTTCAGGACCCTTCCAGAGCCTGCTGCGGGATTGGTTCGGTAATGATTTCCGCTTGTTCTTCTCCATACGTTCCACCACTGGCGTGGTGCTGGTTCTTACGCTGGTGTTTTACCCCTACGTGTACATGCTCGCGCGTGGCGCCTTTCTGGCGCAGGGCAAAGGGCTTATGGAGGCTTCGCGTATCCTCGGGCATACGCCGTGGCAAGGATTCTGGCGGGTCGCCATCCCCATGGCGCGGCCGGCGATCGGCGCGGGCGCAGCGCTGGCAATCATGGAGACCCTGGCGGATTTTGGCGCTGTGTCGGTGTTCAACTATGACACCTTCACCACGGCAATCTACAAGACCTGGTATGGCTTCTTCAGTCTGCAGTCAGCCACTCAGCTGGCGAGCCTGTTGTTGCTCTTTGTGTTCATGGCGTTGTTTCTCGAACGTCGGGCGCAGGGCAGCAGGCGCTTTCCCGGCGTCGACCGGCCAAGGCAGGGCGCGCTGTATCACCTCACGGGGTATCGAGCCTGGCTGGCGACCGGTTTTTGTCTGGTGGTGCTGGCGCTGGCATTCGTGATTCCGGTTGGCCAACTCATTTACTGGCTGGTGAATAGCGGCATTCATGATCTGAACAGCCGCTATTGGGGTGTGATTCGCAATACCTTGATGCTGGGGGCAATGGCGGCGGCGATGACCGTCACGCTGGCCACGCTGGTTGTGCTGGCCAGGCGCTTGCAACCGATACGAAGGGTGCGCAGTGCTGTCGCGTTGGCTAATCTCGGCTATGCATTGCCGGGCTCGGTATTGGCTGTCGGGATCATGTTTGCGTTCAGTTTTCTTGATAACAAGCTGGTCATTCCGGTCAGTCGTGCGCTGGGAGTGGAGAATCCATCCCAGCTGCTGCTCGGTAGCGTGTTTGCTCTACTGCTGGCCTACCTGATTCGCTTCATGGCCGTTGCGCATGGTCCGCTGGATACCTCGCTGGCGCGGATTCGTCCGTCGCTGCCGGAGGCGGCACAGAGCCTGGGGCAGACCGGTTGGGCGGTATTCTGGCGTGTCTATCTGCCGCTCCTTCTGCCTGGCGCTTTGAGTGCAGCGCTGCTGGTATTCGTTGATGTGCTCAAGGAAATGCCCGCTACGCTGCTGATGCGGCCGTTCGGCTGGGATACGCTGGCGGTACGGATCTATGGCCTCACCGCTGAAGGAGACTGGCAGCGCGCCTCGCTTCCGGCGCTTACACTTGTCCTGGCCGGCTTGTTGCCGGTGATCGTGCTGATACGTCGGTCCGGTCGTCGATAA
- a CDS encoding extracellular solute-binding protein, whose translation MSAKGSIVAASLALTAFTGLAQAKELVVYSSRQEHLIEPAFELYTKNTGVDIKFITDREGPLMARLRAEGANTPADIFMTVDAGNLWQAEQQGLFQPMESELIEKNIPSQYRAESGQWTGLSLRARTIAYSTERVDPKELSTYEALADDSWKGRMCLRTSKKVYNQSLVATMLESIGAEKTSDVIKGWVANLAAPVFSDDTALLKAIDAGQCDVGIVNSYYFGRLSKAEPDVKVALFWPNQDDRGVHVNISGAGVTKHADQPEEAVKLIEWLTTEEAQRVFVDINMEFPANDSIEPSKEVAAWGEFKADNINVEVAGRRQPEAIMLMDRLGWN comes from the coding sequence ATGTCTGCCAAAGGTTCCATTGTTGCCGCAAGTCTCGCGCTGACCGCTTTCACCGGCCTGGCTCAAGCCAAGGAGCTGGTTGTCTACTCCTCCCGCCAAGAGCATTTGATTGAGCCGGCATTCGAGCTGTACACCAAGAACACGGGTGTCGACATCAAGTTCATCACCGATCGCGAAGGCCCGTTGATGGCGCGTTTGCGCGCGGAAGGTGCGAACACGCCGGCAGACATTTTCATGACCGTGGACGCGGGTAATCTGTGGCAGGCCGAGCAGCAAGGTCTGTTTCAGCCGATGGAATCCGAGCTGATCGAAAAGAATATCCCTTCACAATACCGCGCCGAAAGCGGGCAGTGGACGGGTCTTTCGCTGCGCGCCCGTACCATCGCCTATTCAACTGAACGGGTTGATCCGAAGGAGCTGAGCACCTACGAGGCGCTGGCGGATGACAGCTGGAAAGGCCGCATGTGTCTGCGCACTTCCAAGAAGGTATATAACCAGTCACTGGTTGCCACCATGCTTGAGTCGATCGGCGCTGAAAAAACCAGTGACGTCATCAAGGGGTGGGTGGCGAACCTGGCCGCTCCGGTGTTCTCCGACGATACCGCGCTGCTCAAGGCGATCGACGCGGGCCAGTGTGATGTCGGCATCGTCAACAGCTATTACTTCGGCCGCCTGAGCAAGGCAGAACCGGACGTTAAAGTCGCGCTGTTCTGGCCGAACCAGGATGACCGCGGTGTTCACGTGAACATTTCCGGCGCTGGTGTAACCAAGCACGCGGATCAGCCTGAAGAAGCGGTCAAGCTCATTGAATGGCTGACAACCGAAGAAGCGCAACGCGTATTCGTCGATATCAACATGGAGTTTCCTGCCAACGATTCGATCGAGCCGTCCAAGGAAGTAGCCGCCTGGGGTGAGTTCAAGGCGGACAACATCAATGTTGAGGTCGCGGGCCGTCGCCAGCCTGAAGCCATCATGCTGATGGATCGCCTCGGCTGGAACTGA
- a CDS encoding FAD-dependent monooxygenase, whose protein sequence is MAQFDLIIVGAGMVGATLARAVADTELKVALVDAMLLDAPVPFQLTASGYDPRVSALSAASEHILTNLGVWQRIPASARCAYQHMHVWDAEGTGEVGFDAASLSEVRLGHIVENYRIQQALLDSLAETEVALYGGQRVDGLVQEDDGWRLMLASGERLSASLVVAADGARSQVRELYGFDMREWDYLHDAIVTTVCTEKPHDDTAWQRFLPSGPLALLPLPDRDGEHYCSIVWSLKPALAADMMGLDDEAFRRELGDAFEGRLGEILAVDPRRRIPLRQRHAKRYAVTGLVLIGDAAHSIHPLAGQGVNLGLLDAAELFDVLVAALERGEDIASLQVLQRYERRRMGANLAMMAAMEGFERLFDADALPLRWIRNTGMRLLDGQELIKGGIIRRAMGLSGELPALAQDPQLREQR, encoded by the coding sequence ATGGCGCAGTTTGATCTGATTATCGTGGGTGCCGGCATGGTTGGCGCCACGCTTGCACGCGCCGTGGCCGACACAGAGCTGAAGGTGGCCCTGGTCGACGCGATGCTGCTTGATGCGCCGGTTCCCTTCCAGCTCACTGCCTCCGGGTACGATCCGCGAGTGAGCGCGCTGAGTGCGGCGTCCGAGCATATCCTTACCAATCTGGGCGTGTGGCAGCGAATACCCGCGTCGGCACGCTGCGCCTATCAGCATATGCATGTGTGGGACGCAGAGGGCACCGGCGAGGTCGGTTTTGATGCGGCGTCGCTTAGTGAGGTGCGGCTCGGCCATATCGTCGAGAACTATCGTATCCAGCAGGCGTTACTCGACAGTCTCGCTGAAACCGAGGTGGCCCTGTACGGCGGTCAGCGCGTGGACGGCCTGGTTCAGGAAGATGACGGCTGGCGCCTGATGCTAGCCAGCGGCGAGCGGCTGTCAGCGTCGTTAGTTGTAGCGGCCGACGGCGCGCGGTCCCAGGTGCGTGAGCTGTATGGATTTGACATGCGCGAATGGGATTATCTGCATGACGCCATCGTGACCACGGTGTGCACCGAAAAACCCCACGATGATACAGCCTGGCAGCGTTTTCTGCCGAGCGGGCCGCTGGCGTTGCTGCCCCTCCCGGATCGTGATGGCGAACACTATTGCTCGATAGTCTGGTCGCTCAAGCCGGCGTTGGCCGCCGACATGATGGGGCTGGATGATGAGGCTTTCAGGCGCGAGCTGGGGGATGCTTTCGAAGGGCGGCTTGGCGAGATTCTGGCGGTTGATCCCAGACGCCGGATTCCCCTGCGCCAGCGTCACGCCAAACGCTATGCCGTTACCGGGCTGGTGCTGATTGGTGACGCGGCACACAGTATTCATCCGCTGGCGGGGCAGGGCGTCAATCTGGGCCTGCTGGACGCCGCCGAGCTCTTTGATGTACTGGTTGCCGCGCTGGAAAGAGGCGAGGACATCGCTTCGCTGCAGGTATTGCAGCGCTACGAACGCAGGCGCATGGGGGCCAATCTCGCCATGATGGCCGCGATGGAAGGCTTCGAGCGTCTGTTTGATGCGGATGCCTTGCCATTGCGCTGGATCCGCAACACCGGGATGCGGCTGCTTGATGGGCAGGAGCTGATCAAGGGTGGGATCATCCGGCGCGCCATGGGATTGAGCGGCGAATTGCCCGCTTTGGCGCAGGATCCACAGTTGCGCGAACAGCGTTGA
- the ubiH gene encoding 2-octaprenyl-6-methoxyphenyl hydroxylase has translation MSKTISIVGGGMVGASLALALQDCARKAGWTIRLIEAHPPNREGFTQPSYDARSTALSQGSRKIYERLGIWSTLAQRVEPIRQIHVSDRGNPGSARINAAQERVPALGYVVENAWLGEVLIGALDHDVVEWIAPGRVVRAIPAPDGYGIEVDSPTGEQTLHTDLLVIADGGRSSLLSQLGVHREVSPYGQVALVTNVTSAEGHDGVAYERFTDSGPLALLPMSESRSALVWTLPEDQSAEVASLPDDAFLQRLQLAFGYHMGALVKVGERNCYPLSLIEAEEQVRSHLVILGNAAHSLHPIAGQGFNLSLRDTLALANTLIRAQQERKSPGELSVLMRYLERQRSDQLMTVAFSDRLTRLFSNRQPLLAAGRNLGLLGLDILPPAKRLFARQAMGL, from the coding sequence GTGAGCAAGACCATCAGTATCGTCGGTGGCGGAATGGTCGGTGCCAGCCTGGCGCTGGCACTGCAGGACTGCGCGCGCAAGGCGGGCTGGACGATACGCCTGATCGAGGCGCACCCGCCGAACCGTGAAGGCTTCACTCAACCCAGTTACGACGCCCGCTCTACTGCGCTGTCACAGGGCAGCCGGAAGATTTACGAACGCCTGGGTATCTGGTCGACGCTGGCGCAGCGCGTCGAACCGATCCGCCAGATTCATGTATCGGATCGTGGCAATCCCGGGTCCGCGCGTATCAATGCAGCGCAGGAGCGGGTGCCTGCGCTGGGGTACGTGGTCGAAAACGCCTGGCTGGGCGAGGTACTGATCGGCGCACTGGATCACGATGTGGTGGAGTGGATCGCTCCGGGTCGGGTTGTTCGGGCCATTCCCGCACCCGACGGTTACGGCATCGAAGTGGACTCTCCGACCGGCGAACAGACTCTGCACACTGATTTGCTGGTGATCGCTGATGGCGGGCGTTCGAGTCTGCTTTCGCAGCTTGGAGTGCACCGTGAGGTTTCGCCGTACGGTCAGGTCGCGCTGGTCACCAACGTTACCAGTGCCGAAGGGCATGACGGAGTGGCCTACGAGCGCTTCACCGATTCCGGCCCGCTTGCGCTGTTGCCCATGTCTGAAAGCCGAAGCGCACTGGTATGGACGCTGCCGGAGGATCAGTCGGCCGAGGTTGCATCGTTGCCCGACGACGCCTTTCTGCAGCGTCTGCAGCTCGCTTTCGGTTATCACATGGGCGCACTGGTGAAGGTGGGCGAGCGCAACTGTTATCCGCTCAGTCTGATTGAAGCGGAAGAGCAGGTGCGATCGCATCTGGTGATCCTGGGCAACGCCGCGCACAGCCTGCATCCGATTGCCGGCCAGGGTTTCAATCTGTCGCTGCGCGATACGCTGGCTTTGGCCAACACGTTGATCCGCGCCCAGCAAGAGCGGAAGTCACCGGGCGAGCTTTCCGTGTTGATGCGCTATCTCGAGCGTCAGCGCAGCGATCAGTTGATGACAGTGGCTTTCAGTGACCGCCTGACGCGGCTATTCAGCAACAGGCAGCCGCTACTCGCCGCCGGGCGTAATCTGGGCCTGCTCGGGCTGGATATTCTGCCGCCCGCCAAGCGCCTGTTTGCTCGCCAGGCAATGGGGCTTTGA
- the pepP gene encoding Xaa-Pro aminopeptidase, translating to MRISKSEYARRRKALMEQMEPNSIAVLPAAQVYIRNRDVEHNYRQDSDFQYLTGFPEPEAVAVLIPGREHGEYVLFCREKDKERELWDGYRAGQEDAISEYGADDAFPISDVDDILPGLIEGRERVYYAMGANQEFDLRLTNWIKTIRSKARLGAQPPNEFVALDHLLHDMRLYKSAAEIKVMQAAADISAQAHTRAMQSCEPGQYEYQLEAELQHCFMRNGSRSPAYASIVAAGRNACILHYTENTSQIRDGDLVLIDAGCELDCYASDITRTFPANGRFSPEQRAVYDIVLAAQAAAIEVIAPGRHWNESHEATVRVITEGLRDLGLLQGEVDELITSEAYRPFYMHRAGHWLGMDVHDVGDYRIGGEWRVLEPGMVMTVEPGIYIAPDNTNVPKKWRGIGVRIEDDVVVTRAGCDVLSASVPKDADAIEALMAEARETSGAAA from the coding sequence ATGCGAATCAGCAAATCGGAATATGCCCGCCGCCGCAAGGCATTGATGGAACAGATGGAGCCGAACAGCATTGCCGTGCTGCCGGCAGCCCAGGTGTATATCCGTAACCGTGACGTCGAGCATAACTACCGGCAGGACAGCGATTTTCAGTATCTCACCGGCTTTCCTGAGCCGGAGGCGGTAGCAGTACTCATTCCGGGCCGCGAGCATGGCGAGTATGTGCTGTTCTGCCGGGAGAAGGACAAGGAACGCGAGCTATGGGATGGCTACCGTGCCGGTCAGGAAGACGCGATCAGCGAATATGGCGCTGATGATGCGTTCCCGATCAGCGACGTCGACGACATTCTGCCGGGGCTGATTGAAGGGCGTGAGCGTGTCTATTACGCCATGGGCGCCAATCAGGAATTCGACCTGAGGCTGACCAACTGGATCAAGACCATTCGCAGCAAGGCCCGCCTGGGCGCCCAGCCGCCGAATGAATTCGTCGCGCTTGATCACCTGCTGCACGACATGCGCCTGTACAAGAGCGCGGCCGAGATCAAGGTCATGCAGGCCGCGGCAGATATTTCCGCCCAGGCCCATACGCGTGCCATGCAGAGCTGCGAACCGGGCCAGTATGAATACCAGCTTGAGGCGGAGCTGCAGCATTGTTTCATGCGCAACGGCAGTCGTTCGCCGGCGTATGCGTCAATTGTGGCGGCGGGGCGTAACGCTTGCATTCTGCATTACACCGAAAATACCAGCCAGATCCGCGACGGCGATCTGGTGCTTATCGATGCAGGCTGCGAGCTGGACTGTTACGCCAGCGATATTACCCGCACGTTTCCCGCCAACGGGCGGTTCTCCCCGGAGCAGCGCGCTGTCTACGACATCGTGCTGGCCGCGCAGGCCGCTGCGATTGAAGTGATAGCGCCCGGCAGGCACTGGAACGAGTCGCACGAAGCGACGGTTCGGGTAATCACCGAGGGCTTGCGTGATCTGGGTCTGCTGCAGGGCGAGGTGGATGAACTGATTACCAGCGAAGCCTACCGTCCGTTCTATATGCACCGCGCCGGCCATTGGTTGGGCATGGATGTGCATGACGTCGGCGACTATCGTATCGGCGGTGAGTGGCGCGTTCTTGAACCCGGTATGGTCATGACCGTCGAGCCAGGCATCTATATCGCGCCGGACAACACCAACGTGCCGAAGAAGTGGCGCGGTATAGGTGTGCGGATTGAGGACGATGTCGTGGTCACGCGGGCGGGCTGCGATGTGCTTTCAGCCAGCGTGCCGAAGGATGCCGATGCAATCGAGGCGTTGATGGCCGAGGCGCGTGAAACCAGCGGAGCCGCTGCGTGA
- a CDS encoding UPF0149 family protein, whose product MALMPDVFDYDRYAQLFSDHGAAGNPSELHGHLIGRLSAGSRLDHGAWLSVATEVIDGTSAPGEAGKVLLLQLHDASLAQLSGSGFDLTLLIPDDSATIDHRTRALGQWCEGFLGGFGLVERTQELSEEVDSVLKDFAAIAQVQTDLEESEANEVDFMEVMEYVRMAVLMVFSECQPEEPQDQPPASLH is encoded by the coding sequence ATGGCTTTGATGCCAGACGTATTCGATTACGACCGCTATGCCCAGTTATTCAGTGACCACGGTGCTGCCGGTAACCCCTCCGAGTTGCATGGCCACCTGATCGGTCGCCTCTCTGCCGGCAGCCGGCTCGATCATGGCGCCTGGCTGAGTGTCGCCACAGAGGTCATTGACGGGACCTCCGCGCCGGGGGAGGCGGGCAAAGTCCTGTTGCTGCAGCTGCATGACGCCAGTCTGGCTCAGCTGTCTGGCAGTGGCTTTGACCTGACCTTGCTGATTCCCGACGACAGCGCGACCATTGATCACCGCACCCGGGCGCTTGGCCAGTGGTGCGAGGGCTTTCTGGGCGGTTTTGGTCTGGTTGAACGCACTCAGGAGCTGAGCGAGGAAGTGGACAGCGTTCTAAAGGACTTCGCGGCTATTGCGCAGGTGCAGACCGACCTTGAAGAGTCCGAAGCCAACGAAGTGGATTTCATGGAAGTCATGGAATACGTGCGCATGGCGGTACTGATGGTCTTCAGTGAATGCCAGCCCGAAGAGCCCCAGGATCAGCCGCCCGCATCCCTGCATTGA
- a CDS encoding TIGR02449 family protein, which yields MDEPDIDTLTDKVAQLIAVCERLQQQNQHLLSQERNWREERMQLIEKNDLARHKVEAMILRLKSLEHDS from the coding sequence ATGGACGAACCCGATATCGATACCCTGACAGACAAGGTTGCACAGTTGATCGCGGTCTGCGAACGGCTCCAGCAGCAAAACCAGCACCTGCTTTCACAGGAGCGCAACTGGCGCGAGGAACGGATGCAGCTGATCGAAAAGAACGATCTGGCGCGTCACAAGGTCGAAGCCATGATATTGCGTCTCAAATCCCTGGAGCATGATTCATGA
- a CDS encoding cell division protein ZapA, which produces MSEPLTVILHILDKEYRISCPPEERNNLELAARHLDTKMRDIRNSGKVIGVDRIAVMAALNISHEMLTGTTHKNAAFEDQQRQITDLVARLDQALARHQN; this is translated from the coding sequence ATGAGCGAACCCCTAACGGTCATTTTGCACATCCTAGACAAGGAATACCGCATAAGTTGCCCGCCTGAAGAGCGCAACAATCTGGAACTGGCCGCCCGCCACCTGGACACCAAAATGCGCGATATCCGCAACAGCGGCAAGGTCATCGGCGTCGACCGGATTGCGGTCATGGCTGCCCTGAACATCAGCCATGAAATGCTCACCGGTACGACCCACAAGAACGCCGCATTTGAAGATCAGCAGCGCCAGATTACTGACCTCGTTGCCCGTCTGGATCAGGCCCTCGCCCGCCACCAGAACTGA
- a CDS encoding 5-formyltetrahydrofolate cyclo-ligase encodes MNGESRSALRRRLRQTRRKLSPAQQRKASQQLFRQLAQHPLFIRSQHIAFYLANDGEIDPALLMAHARRLGKQCYLPVITGWPMDRMHFQRIVKRQRWVKNRFGIHEPIVKRGLQARPWRLDLVLMPLVGFDEQGNRLGMGGGFYDRTFAYRTWRPEWSGPRLLGLAHHCQKVEALPIASWDIPLDGIVSDQEVLLFRASSE; translated from the coding sequence ATGAACGGTGAATCACGCAGCGCGCTGCGTCGCCGTTTGCGTCAGACCCGCCGCAAACTCTCCCCCGCACAGCAACGCAAAGCCAGCCAACAACTGTTCCGCCAGCTTGCTCAACATCCGCTGTTCATTCGCAGCCAGCACATCGCCTTCTATCTGGCCAACGACGGGGAAATCGATCCTGCTCTGCTGATGGCCCATGCCCGACGCCTCGGCAAACAATGCTACCTGCCCGTTATCACTGGCTGGCCAATGGATCGGATGCATTTCCAGAGAATTGTGAAGCGCCAGCGCTGGGTCAAGAATCGCTTCGGCATCCACGAACCGATAGTGAAGCGCGGGCTGCAGGCCCGCCCATGGCGTCTGGACCTGGTATTGATGCCATTGGTGGGATTCGACGAGCAGGGCAACAGACTGGGAATGGGCGGAGGTTTCTATGACCGCACGTTCGCCTACCGGACGTGGCGCCCTGAATGGTCCGGCCCGCGCTTACTCGGGCTGGCTCACCACTGCCAGAAGGTGGAAGCGCTGCCGATCGCTTCGTGGGATATCCCGCTCGATGGTATCGTCAGCGACCAGGAGGTTCTGCTGTTCAGGGCGTCATCCGAATGA
- a CDS encoding EVE domain-containing protein yields MHYWLMKSEPDAFSIDDLRNADRAPWDGVRNYQARNHIAQMQPGDLFLFYHSSCKPPGLAGIGEVVSEPYPDRAALDPSNPYHDPKATEEKLPWKAVDVRYREGFTQLLSLEKIKTLAGLEGLPLLQRASRLSVMPVTAEQWEILVDAARAG; encoded by the coding sequence ATGCACTATTGGCTGATGAAGTCGGAGCCGGACGCTTTCTCCATCGACGACCTGAGAAATGCGGACCGTGCACCCTGGGACGGCGTGCGCAACTACCAGGCGCGCAATCACATTGCACAGATGCAGCCCGGCGACCTGTTCCTGTTTTACCACTCAAGCTGCAAGCCGCCTGGTCTGGCAGGTATCGGCGAGGTCGTTAGCGAGCCCTACCCGGACCGCGCAGCACTCGATCCCAGCAACCCGTACCACGACCCCAAAGCTACCGAGGAGAAACTGCCTTGGAAGGCCGTCGACGTGCGTTACCGGGAAGGCTTTACGCAGTTATTGAGCCTGGAAAAAATCAAGACTTTAGCCGGACTTGAAGGACTACCTCTACTGCAACGCGCAAGCCGTCTGTCTGTGATGCCGGTTACGGCTGAGCAGTGGGAGATATTGGTAGACGCGGCCAGGGCAGGTTAA
- the ilvA gene encoding threonine ammonia-lyase, biosynthetic, translating to MLESYVKKILCSRVYDVAVETPIHAAPFLSERLGNTVLLKREDLQPVFSFKIRGAYNKLAQLTDEQRACGVVTASAGNHAQGLALAARQMGVKATIVMPRTTPEIKVKAVRARGARVVLHGDAFDEALAYSQKLVAEKGLVYIHPYDDPDTIAGQGTVAMEILRQHHGDLDAIFVPVGGGGLIAGIAAYVKYLRPDIKVIGVEPDESNCLQAALEAGERVTLSQVGLFADGVAVAQIGEHTFEVCRRYVDEVITVSTDEMCAAIKDIYDDTRSICEPAGCLGVAGIKKYVEREGCTGKVMIAIDSGANVNFDRLRHVAERAEIGEKREALLAVTIPEKPGSFKAFCQAIGKRAITEFNYRFHTNAEAHIFVGVQTHPEHDPRDALVARLQEDFPVLDLTDNELAKLHIRHMVGGHADKVTDEVVYRFEFPERPGALFNFLNKLGGRWNISMFHYRNHGAAYGRVVVGLQVPVADRGKVPEALDSIGYAYWDETDNPAYSLYLG from the coding sequence ATGCTGGAATCCTACGTCAAGAAGATCCTCTGCTCGCGCGTCTACGATGTGGCCGTCGAGACACCTATTCATGCCGCGCCTTTTCTCTCCGAGCGGCTGGGCAACACAGTGTTGCTCAAGCGCGAGGATTTACAGCCGGTTTTTTCCTTCAAGATTCGTGGCGCCTACAACAAGCTTGCACAGCTGACCGATGAACAGCGCGCCTGCGGCGTAGTGACCGCGTCGGCGGGTAATCATGCGCAGGGCCTGGCCCTGGCGGCGCGTCAAATGGGCGTAAAAGCGACCATTGTGATGCCGCGTACTACCCCTGAAATCAAGGTAAAAGCCGTGCGTGCCCGCGGCGCGCGAGTCGTGCTGCACGGGGATGCCTTCGATGAAGCGCTGGCGTATTCGCAGAAGCTGGTCGCTGAAAAGGGGCTGGTGTACATCCATCCGTACGACGATCCTGACACCATTGCCGGCCAGGGCACTGTTGCGATGGAAATCCTGCGTCAGCACCACGGTGATCTGGACGCCATCTTCGTTCCGGTGGGGGGTGGCGGGTTGATCGCCGGCATCGCCGCCTATGTGAAATACCTGCGTCCGGACATCAAGGTGATTGGTGTTGAGCCTGATGAGTCGAATTGCCTGCAAGCCGCGCTTGAGGCGGGCGAGCGGGTGACGCTGAGTCAGGTTGGGCTGTTTGCAGACGGTGTGGCGGTCGCACAGATTGGTGAACACACCTTCGAAGTGTGCCGGCGCTATGTTGACGAGGTCATCACGGTTTCGACCGACGAGATGTGTGCGGCGATAAAGGATATCTACGACGACACACGTTCGATCTGCGAGCCCGCTGGGTGCCTGGGCGTTGCGGGTATCAAGAAGTACGTCGAGCGCGAAGGCTGCACGGGCAAGGTGATGATCGCCATCGATTCCGGTGCCAACGTCAACTTCGACAGGTTACGTCACGTCGCTGAGCGCGCTGAGATCGGTGAGAAGCGGGAAGCGCTGCTGGCGGTGACCATTCCAGAGAAGCCGGGCAGCTTCAAGGCGTTCTGTCAGGCGATCGGCAAGCGCGCTATCACCGAGTTCAATTACCGTTTCCATACGAATGCCGAGGCGCATATCTTCGTCGGTGTGCAGACGCATCCGGAGCATGACCCGCGCGATGCTCTGGTTGCGCGTCTGCAGGAAGACTTTCCCGTACTGGATCTGACTGATAATGAGCTGGCCAAGCTGCATATCCGTCATATGGTCGGCGGGCATGCGGACAAGGTTACCGATGAGGTAGTGTACCGATTCGAATTTCCGGAGCGTCCGGGCGCCTTGTTCAACTTTCTCAACAAGCTGGGCGGCCGCTGGAATATCTCGATGTTCCACTACCGCAACCATGGCGCTGCCTATGGACGCGTGGTGGTAGGCCTGCAGGTGCCGGTGGCTGATCGAGGCAAGGTGCCCGAGGCGCTGGATTCCATCGGCTACGCCTATTGGGACGAAACCGACAATCCGGCGTACAGCTTGTATCTGGGTTGA